The genomic DNA tgacttactgttttgaataacttcctgtcgctaaacgcatgcagctttcaaaataagagcacagtgtgttaacagaagtgaccacagaatttacaagaagactgtcaaaataatatgccttaaataaaatatacaagaacctttattctcctttaaaataattcttaaaatatgcaatgattaagatgagtgtatatgatggaatagttgcattataatgtgttagaggcaccaaatttgggcttttatggaaaaaatcagagccagctatttttccacgctggctggctactccatgtcctagtggaaagcatgttgacagcaattaaaaatgacacagtataggataacaaagattctataatacggtatctcctgactgtgaaaaatgttatgtgaggtgtttgctctcatttagctctcaaagtgcacaagattgatgcattttagtttaggagatgtttctttacctgcttgacaGTTTCAACCGAGACTCCAAACTTCCTCAGAAGCGTCATACTAGTCCTCAAATTAGTTTCAATATGAAcgtggacttaaaatcattgtttaattttatgGCCTTAGTGCCCTGGCTTTTGACCTTTGTGCcctcaaaaaatacataatgctTACATAATATGCTGTAAACTCATGTAAACTCACACTGTTCATTGATTAGAACTTGTAGGAGTTCATATTGAATATTGTTCTCaacattaaaagcatctacGTCATCTGCAGGGTATGAAGGAGTTGAAAAAGCTTGTGGAAAATCTACCTCCAGTGAACTACAACCTTCTCAAGTACATCTGCAGGTATTCATTTAtagttaaaatcatttttttcaatctGGGATTGTTATCGAGCCATGAAAAGTTGACATTTGCTTATTTTCCAGATTTCTAGATGAAGTCCAGTCATATTCAGGTGTGAATAAAATGAGCGTCCAGAACTTGGCCACAGTCTTTGGGCCAAATATCTTGAGGCCGAAGGTCGAGGATCCAGTCGCTATTATGGAAGGTCAGTTCTtgctttctgacattttgtttgTAACGTTGAGCTCAATCGAACGATCGTTTTGTAATGATTCGTGGTCTCGTGTTCTCAGGTACTGTTCTGGTCCAGCAGCTGATGGCCGTTCTGATTGGTCGCCACGACGTGCTGTTCCCTCTGGATGAGGACAGCCCCACGGCCCTAGAGCtcgccaacaacaacaacatcgaGCCACAACGGCGGCAAACCACCACAACTACCTCCGGCATCACCACGGTGTCCCAGAACGCAGAGAACAACAACACGCAGGTGGTGCGGCAGTGTGTCTGGGAAGCGCCTGAGTCTCCGTCGCACCGCCAACATGTCGACAACAGCGGCTCCCCGAGGTCAGCGAGCCCTCGCAACGGTGTCATAGGACGCTTTGACATCACCCGCAGCCCGCCACTGACTGTTAAAAAGAACCCAGCGTTCAGTAAGGGCAGTGGGATTGTAACAAACGGTTCCTTCAGCTCCTCGCCGTCTTCAGACCCCAGTCAAGAAAAGAGCCAGACTTTGACTGGAGGTGGGAGTCTACCGATGAGGCGCAGCGGAGCGCTCAAAGGCCCTGGCACAAAAATGGGCACCAGTGGCGTGACAAGTGCAAACAGCTCCGGAGGGAACGGGACCGGAGTTGTGCGTATGGGCATTTCCGGCACTGATGTGGTCACGGGTTTGAACGGCCGTAATGGTCTTTGGGTACCAAATGGCTGCGTCACGTTacgagaaaacaacaaaacacgtGACTGCTCCCACGGGGATCACACATCCAATCAGAACCGTCTGTCCACGTATGACAACGTCCAGTTAAACCAGCAGAACCAGCAGAACCACATCGCCAACACATGTCTGAACAGCAGCTGCGAGGACAAGCAGAGCGTGGACAGCGCCACCTGGTCCACCTCCTCCTGCGAGATCTCTCTTCCGGACAACTCCACTTCCTGTCGCTCCTCCACCACTACCTGCCCTGAGCAAGACTTCTACGGAGGTCACTACGAAGACCTGGACGGACCAGCGCAGGACAACGAGGCCTCACAGTccggaggaggtggaggaggaggagagggggagggcaGGAGCAGCAACAGAGAGGGAAGCGGAGATGGAGCGGGGCGGAGCAGCCGGGGCACCAGCAGCAGCGATAACAGTGATGGTTACACTGTTGGTAACGGACCCGGTAGTCACAGCGCTCTGCACAGCTTAGTGGCCAGTCTGAAGCAGGAGATGCACAAGCAGAAGACCGAGTACGAAGCCAGGATAAAGAGGTAGAGACCTGTCTGTGAGAAATAGTGGGGGATTGAGTGAGAGCATTCAAAgatacattaaaacaaaaggcaaATGTGGTGCTATATTGCCTTAATCTCTAATTACAGTATTACATTTTTGGATGACTACAATAGAGCATTTCCTTAAATATAACTGTATAAGGCTGGAGACATACTTGCTGTTTAACCAGGCGTTTGCATAAACAACCAACTGTGTGGTGAAAGGAATTGTTCACATACTTGCTGGTGTACAATGTTTGTTACTGGAGGATTCCACTAGAGGGCGTCAGTCAGAACTTATAGAATTACTGTATTTGcaggatgtaaataacaaacatggcaacactACAGGAGGTTATATCTCCAGACTAACTACTG from Centropristis striata isolate RG_2023a ecotype Rhode Island chromosome 19, C.striata_1.0, whole genome shotgun sequence includes the following:
- the arhgap24 gene encoding rho GTPase-activating protein 24 isoform X2; amino-acid sequence: MDLNSNPGGDRERMTANHETYLLMASTQNDMEDWVKTIRRVIWAPFGGGIFGQKLEETVRYERRFGNKLAPMLVEQCVDFIRQWGLREEGLFRLPGQANLVKELQDAFDCGEKPSFDCNTDVHTVASLLKLYLRELPEPVVPFHKYEDFLSCAKLLSKDDEMGMKELKKLVENLPPVNYNLLKYICRFLDEVQSYSGVNKMSVQNLATVFGPNILRPKVEDPVAIMEGTVLVQQLMAVLIGRHDVLFPLDEDSPTALELANNNNIEPQRRQTTTTTSGITTVSQNAENNNTQVVRQCVWEAPESPSHRQHVDNSGSPRSASPRNGVIGRFDITRSPPLTVKKNPAFSKGSGIVTNGSFSSSPSSDPSQEKSQTLTGGGSLPMRRSGALKGPGTKMGTSGVTSANSSGGNGTGVVRMGISGTDVVTGLNGRNGLWVPNGCVTLRENNKTRDCSHGDHTSNQNRLSTYDNVQLNQQNQQNHIANTCLNSSCEDKQSVDSATWSTSSCEISLPDNSTSCRSSTTTCPEQDFYGGHYEDLDGPAQDNEASQSGGGGGGGEGEGRSSNREGSGDGAGRSSRGTSSSDNSDGYTVGNGPGSHSALHSLVASLKQEMHKQKTEYEARIKSLEQRNLELETEMVSLNEELDQERKKYTMAEIKLRNAERAKDDAERRNQMLQKEMEQFFSTFSDLTATGNTPAAATDPRRPDRNNTIWIQ
- the arhgap24 gene encoding rho GTPase-activating protein 24 isoform X1, yielding MDDQCVSHSSPQRSGCQASSTEIQKQGRPSVIRCGWLRKQGGFVKTWHSRWFVLRGDQLHYYKDEEETKALGAIFLPGNKVSEHSTSGDEGGKFLFEVIPGGDRERMTANHETYLLMASTQNDMEDWVKTIRRVIWAPFGGGIFGQKLEETVRYERRFGNKLAPMLVEQCVDFIRQWGLREEGLFRLPGQANLVKELQDAFDCGEKPSFDCNTDVHTVASLLKLYLRELPEPVVPFHKYEDFLSCAKLLSKDDEMGMKELKKLVENLPPVNYNLLKYICRFLDEVQSYSGVNKMSVQNLATVFGPNILRPKVEDPVAIMEGTVLVQQLMAVLIGRHDVLFPLDEDSPTALELANNNNIEPQRRQTTTTTSGITTVSQNAENNNTQVVRQCVWEAPESPSHRQHVDNSGSPRSASPRNGVIGRFDITRSPPLTVKKNPAFSKGSGIVTNGSFSSSPSSDPSQEKSQTLTGGGSLPMRRSGALKGPGTKMGTSGVTSANSSGGNGTGVVRMGISGTDVVTGLNGRNGLWVPNGCVTLRENNKTRDCSHGDHTSNQNRLSTYDNVQLNQQNQQNHIANTCLNSSCEDKQSVDSATWSTSSCEISLPDNSTSCRSSTTTCPEQDFYGGHYEDLDGPAQDNEASQSGGGGGGGEGEGRSSNREGSGDGAGRSSRGTSSSDNSDGYTVGNGPGSHSALHSLVASLKQEMHKQKTEYEARIKSLEQRNLELETEMVSLNEELDQERKKYTMAEIKLRNAERAKDDAERRNQMLQKEMEQFFSTFSDLTATGNTPAAATDPRRPDRNNTIWIQ